The Muricauda sp. SCSIO 65647 genome includes a region encoding these proteins:
- a CDS encoding transporter: MKYLYITLVTLFMFGPAQAQLDGPRTYLAAPKKLNILSAHFINAKINASVNNLSFVTPGTIIDNNLYMLTYNRSQPVLGRTFFSNLIVPAGNITATLNVDPSGPGATSSSVFQHGFGDLTWLNTINLIGAEELMIKDFVRHESPSLLYLQAGITFPTGQYDSENPINIGSNQFKLKLGLPFIQRIGPWITGKSMTFEVFPAYTIIGKNNDFQGQEVKQSGLFTLESHLTKDITKNGYLSLDYSYMNGGSSEFFSKETGMLVNEQAGQNVHLIGATLGLNINDNFNLTLTHNQTFSSGNDDVSLDGTVTKITLSWIFHDFQNKFKNYMGD; this comes from the coding sequence ATGAAATATTTATATATCACCTTAGTAACATTGTTCATGTTTGGGCCAGCCCAAGCACAACTTGATGGGCCAAGAACATACCTGGCGGCCCCGAAGAAGTTGAATATTCTAAGTGCACACTTTATCAATGCCAAGATCAATGCTTCCGTTAACAACCTAAGTTTTGTTACCCCAGGAACGATAATTGACAACAATCTTTACATGCTCACTTATAATAGAAGTCAGCCTGTTTTGGGCAGAACGTTTTTCTCAAATCTTATCGTTCCTGCTGGTAACATCACAGCAACTCTTAACGTTGATCCGTCGGGCCCTGGGGCAACTTCATCCTCAGTTTTCCAACATGGTTTTGGAGATTTGACTTGGTTGAATACAATCAACTTAATTGGAGCGGAGGAGCTCATGATCAAGGACTTTGTAAGGCATGAAAGCCCTTCTTTATTATATCTGCAAGCTGGTATTACTTTCCCCACAGGTCAATACGATTCAGAGAACCCTATTAACATTGGAAGTAACCAGTTTAAGCTAAAACTTGGATTGCCATTTATTCAACGAATTGGCCCTTGGATAACAGGAAAGAGTATGACTTTTGAAGTTTTTCCTGCCTATACGATTATTGGCAAGAACAATGATTTCCAAGGTCAGGAAGTGAAACAAAGTGGGCTGTTTACTTTGGAAAGTCATCTGACCAAGGACATTACCAAGAACGGTTATTTATCATTGGATTACAGTTATATGAATGGTGGTAGTTCAGAGTTCTTTTCCAAAGAAACGGGCATGCTGGTTAATGAACAAGCGGGACAAAATGTACATCTGATTGGTGCTACATTGGGACTCAATATCAACGACAATTTTAATCTGACATTAACACATAATCAAACCTTTTCATCAGGAAATGATGATGTGTCTCTTGACGGTACCGTCACAAAAATCACACTAAGCTGGATTTTTCACGATTTCCAGAATAAGTTCAAAAACTATATGGGAGATTAG
- a CDS encoding arylsulfatase gives MKTNQLKSKMLSLLALTLILVCGRTYAQEKTEDQPNFLVIVADDMGFSDVGAFGGEINTPNLDKLAEEGVRYTNFYVAPTCSPTRSMLLSGMDSHLAGLGNMYEKTAQNQMDVVGYEGHLRTDIPALSEILKENGYHTYMAGKWHLGKAKEYLPRARGFERSFSMLSGAGSYFDFKAMDDHIDKNHFSEDGEYLEELPKNYYATTTFTDKIISYIDSNKGDGKPFFAYLAHQAPHDPLAVPNKWLRKYQGVFDKGWDVLRDERLERMVAMGILSEKTELGERLWYVPGFDKLKPLAQVVTARKMEVFAAVLDYMDMEIGRLIKYLENNNLRENTYIVFFSDNGPDVAQKAETYKKYPATNKANWMAKTYNHGHENWGRKGSWTAYGPSWAQVSAAPFNGTKYTTYEGGIRSPLIVVTPEKTNAGQINKEALMQVKDIAPTFLELAGITPPTTFKGKPTLPMQGKSWAATIHGQEKSPRTDSDYIGVELWNCKAIRKGRWKLVSMVVPYGNGEWELYNLDDDAGERHNLAESNPEKLQELIAHWEEYSTINNVIAPSNSIYDGLEDKLPPRPEFYDPHFARGSETVPEIDDKQ, from the coding sequence ATGAAAACAAATCAATTAAAATCGAAAATGCTTTCTCTGCTTGCATTGACCCTGATCCTAGTATGTGGCAGGACTTATGCTCAGGAGAAAACAGAAGACCAGCCAAATTTCCTCGTCATCGTCGCTGACGATATGGGATTTTCCGACGTGGGAGCATTTGGAGGTGAAATCAACACCCCAAATTTGGACAAATTGGCTGAAGAGGGTGTCCGCTACACTAACTTTTATGTAGCACCTACCTGCTCACCAACACGTTCCATGCTATTATCTGGAATGGACAGTCATTTGGCTGGTCTTGGAAACATGTATGAAAAAACCGCTCAAAACCAAATGGATGTAGTCGGCTATGAAGGTCATCTCAGAACCGATATTCCTGCATTATCTGAAATCCTTAAAGAAAATGGGTATCACACCTATATGGCAGGAAAATGGCACTTGGGGAAAGCGAAAGAGTATCTTCCCCGTGCACGTGGATTTGAAAGATCATTCTCAATGCTTTCTGGAGCAGGTAGCTATTTTGACTTTAAGGCAATGGATGATCATATCGATAAAAATCATTTTTCCGAAGATGGTGAATATCTTGAAGAATTACCGAAAAACTATTATGCAACAACCACTTTCACCGATAAGATAATTAGTTATATCGACTCCAACAAAGGTGATGGGAAACCCTTCTTTGCGTATTTAGCGCACCAAGCCCCTCATGACCCATTGGCGGTACCCAATAAATGGTTAAGAAAATATCAAGGAGTTTTTGATAAAGGTTGGGATGTATTACGAGATGAACGTCTTGAGCGTATGGTAGCGATGGGCATCCTATCAGAAAAAACCGAATTGGGAGAAAGACTATGGTACGTACCTGGGTTTGATAAGTTAAAACCTTTGGCACAAGTAGTTACGGCTAGAAAAATGGAAGTATTTGCTGCGGTTCTGGATTATATGGATATGGAAATTGGAAGGCTGATCAAATACCTAGAAAACAATAATTTAAGAGAAAACACCTATATAGTCTTCTTTTCAGACAACGGTCCAGATGTTGCCCAAAAAGCTGAGACATATAAGAAATATCCAGCTACGAATAAGGCAAATTGGATGGCCAAGACCTACAACCACGGTCATGAAAATTGGGGTAGAAAAGGTTCTTGGACCGCTTACGGACCCTCATGGGCACAAGTCTCAGCAGCTCCTTTCAATGGAACCAAATATACTACTTATGAAGGAGGTATTCGTTCCCCATTGATTGTAGTAACGCCTGAAAAAACCAATGCGGGACAAATAAATAAAGAGGCCCTGATGCAAGTTAAAGATATTGCTCCTACTTTCTTGGAACTTGCCGGAATCACTCCCCCTACAACCTTCAAGGGAAAACCAACCCTTCCAATGCAAGGTAAATCCTGGGCTGCAACAATCCATGGTCAGGAAAAGTCGCCAAGAACCGATTCTGACTATATAGGAGTAGAGCTTTGGAACTGTAAGGCCATTAGAAAAGGTCGTTGGAAGCTTGTCAGCATGGTTGTCCCATACGGAAATGGAGAATGGGAACTTTACAATCTTGATGATGACGCTGGTGAGCGCCATAATTTGGCAGAATCCAATCCTGAAAAGCTCCAAGAGCTTATTGCACACTGGGAAGAATATAGCACCATCAATAATGTAATTGCACCCAGCAACTCGATTTATGATGGTTTGGAGGACAAACTACCACCAAGGCCTGAATTCTACGATCCACACTTTGCCAGAGGTTCAGAGACAGTACCTGAAATCGATGATAAACAATAA
- a CDS encoding AAA family ATPase yields MSFPAKFSDVEINVQDIDGEPMLIEQIVSDREAKTIEVDIPNFLRPVSMSRSDYFVHAFEHLQLEQFDPKTSRSKEEIIELLVKSISLVKAIKFLHQNSLSIGLLSSNRFYLNDKSELIILGNSLINDTPAEFGFEYYALEDFYYLAPECYENIPLTADYRADFYSLGVNLYVWYTGSLPFKGDDKMQLMHHHLTRIPIVPKEINPAIPEGLSDLILTLLAKQPEGRYASAFGILQDLEAILNAFEKGNDSPIQLHIDYNPGKIDFGNTLFGRDGMLKELEDCYSKAEHFYSQIVFVEGFSGVGKTSLLQRFINGISSKKTITLEGKFDQYKQAPYAAVQMAFSDLERQLLLKSNIDRNRLRKILIDELGKNVGVLQEIVPSIGFLVGDFEPVEVLNPIETRNRFNYVFQKFCKAIIGLGLYIVLFIDDWQWCDSPSLELMKSLAQQEGKGILLLFAFRGNEVDGNHPFHLFKTENNKLPHCHHFIVDPLERNLSNRMIATALGMGESEITEVSKLIFDKTGGNPFFIKQFVNSLYQKGFLKYDFDKHFWSWDKSGIKKEGLAQNVVDLITQKIDTLSYEVQIIFKIASCIAGKFDLDLISEISGIEKTLIPILLDVSMGSGYISKSRQNDVQQYHFTHDRVQQVSYQLKIPAFPLTNEQLHLQIGEFFLKKGANESYSVGEILLHFLEAKELISKKDATTVINLILELNGDSALSVTPEASKQHFELALYLSKKFKIRKHLFDCYLGLSEAYCLLNDLESAEAYADKAYDSTENILEKVRLLRMKMLFYESYAMFEKNIETGLQALTLFKIDGEEHFLGNTLGPLIEKEYQLFNSLTETGDLFNEFSKRKMTSPEELAIMDVLVNMNASAYFVNLYLFAWSTLKMANQTLRHGLTNSTPFALVFVGSLLVALYREFDRGYNFGKLGVDLLKKVENDQYKSRTLSVFPIFIQHFKEPILAGTVNLDESIYSGLETGDLPYAGYSFYAKVRDAFLAGNDLNEILNLCDESIAFMQNVNNQGLLALMRLLKGSILKLLNRYDSNYEVIEEEALRFLLDVKFFTAVSHHYIFRSWTHCILREFKLASELLKRNEEIVVYAASQPHVPKHYFLQSLCLLYLNQKLSIVQEKSIQENQSTLKLWSDSMPENFSAEYYLIETLLKGRKGNIEDALTSFNLSLKWAEKGRLIGVKAFAYEVASDMLRSSDYSVLAEGFEENAKNVYTQWSALAKIEIQEKDWYNSGEGTDLNTASLIKSMQAISSEVNKGDVIGKLLGVIMENAGADRSILILIEKGMPYVEAEITSEKEMKYLGKNPLHKSKIPTNIIEYVIDSKKEFVLENQKAIANVDSKYIDNNNILSLLALPLLRQKELIGVLYLENHQFSGLFQGSDLEILRVIASQAAISIYNTLLFEETSGLNMELQKSKDELSKMNLLLEEKIKDRTKVLRQEIEIRKKVEVELKKAQKEAEKFHQQQIKEERQEALQSKMMMLSSQMNPHFIFNSLGSVQSYILSNETNRAVDFISEFAGLMRKNLINSTTKYISISEELEFLDKYLLLEKIRFNNSFDYSITETIDNPHDTLIPPMLLQPFIENAVIHGLSKLKERKGKLKVNLDEVEDRIVCTIEDNGIGRENALKHRSSGHKSVAISNLETRLELLNNSEEANEYTYEIVDLKDEKGPTGTKVTVCFPNDLH; encoded by the coding sequence ATGTCCTTCCCAGCGAAGTTTTCCGATGTGGAAATCAATGTTCAAGACATTGATGGAGAGCCCATGTTGATAGAGCAAATAGTTTCTGACCGAGAGGCAAAAACCATTGAAGTAGATATTCCGAATTTTTTAAGGCCTGTAAGTATGTCCAGGTCTGATTATTTTGTACATGCTTTCGAACATTTACAGCTTGAGCAATTTGACCCAAAGACGTCACGAAGCAAAGAAGAAATCATCGAATTGTTGGTAAAGAGTATTTCTTTGGTCAAAGCGATTAAATTCTTGCATCAAAACAGTTTGTCAATAGGATTACTTTCTTCAAACAGATTCTATTTAAATGACAAGAGTGAACTCATAATACTTGGTAATTCTTTAATAAATGATACCCCTGCCGAATTTGGGTTTGAGTATTATGCATTGGAAGATTTCTATTATTTGGCTCCGGAATGTTATGAGAACATACCGCTTACTGCAGATTATCGTGCCGACTTCTATTCTCTTGGGGTTAATTTATATGTCTGGTATACAGGGAGCCTTCCATTTAAAGGAGATGACAAAATGCAGCTAATGCACCATCACCTTACAAGAATACCCATCGTTCCAAAGGAAATCAATCCAGCAATTCCTGAAGGTCTAAGTGATTTGATATTGACCTTATTGGCCAAACAGCCTGAAGGCCGATACGCTTCAGCATTTGGTATTCTCCAAGACCTAGAGGCTATTCTCAACGCATTTGAAAAAGGGAATGATTCGCCCATCCAATTGCACATAGACTATAATCCAGGAAAAATTGATTTTGGAAATACGTTATTCGGTCGGGATGGAATGCTGAAAGAGTTGGAAGATTGTTATAGCAAGGCAGAACACTTTTATTCGCAAATTGTTTTTGTAGAGGGGTTTTCCGGTGTGGGAAAAACCAGTTTGCTCCAAAGGTTTATCAATGGAATTTCATCAAAAAAAACAATCACTCTAGAAGGTAAGTTCGACCAATACAAACAAGCTCCATATGCAGCGGTTCAAATGGCCTTCAGTGATCTGGAAAGGCAACTATTGCTAAAGTCCAATATTGATAGAAACAGGCTTAGGAAAATCTTGATCGATGAATTGGGAAAAAATGTTGGCGTACTTCAGGAAATAGTGCCAAGTATTGGATTTTTAGTTGGTGATTTCGAGCCCGTGGAAGTCTTAAATCCAATCGAGACAAGAAACCGTTTCAATTATGTGTTTCAGAAATTTTGCAAAGCGATTATCGGTTTGGGATTGTACATTGTTTTATTCATAGATGATTGGCAATGGTGCGACTCTCCTTCTTTAGAACTGATGAAATCATTGGCTCAACAAGAGGGCAAAGGTATTTTGCTTCTATTCGCCTTCAGGGGCAATGAAGTAGATGGCAACCATCCTTTTCATTTATTTAAGACTGAAAATAACAAGTTGCCGCATTGCCATCATTTTATTGTTGACCCACTGGAAAGGAATTTGTCAAATCGGATGATTGCCACGGCATTGGGAATGGGTGAATCTGAAATAACTGAGGTTTCAAAATTGATTTTTGATAAAACAGGGGGCAATCCATTTTTCATCAAGCAGTTTGTCAATTCATTATATCAAAAGGGATTTCTGAAATATGATTTTGACAAGCATTTTTGGAGCTGGGACAAATCAGGTATCAAAAAAGAGGGGCTTGCTCAAAATGTGGTTGATTTAATTACCCAAAAAATTGATACACTTTCGTATGAAGTACAGATTATTTTTAAAATCGCTTCATGTATAGCCGGAAAATTTGACTTGGATTTGATTTCTGAAATCAGCGGGATTGAAAAAACACTTATTCCGATACTTCTTGATGTTTCCATGGGGAGTGGCTATATCTCAAAATCAAGGCAAAACGATGTACAGCAATACCACTTCACCCACGACCGTGTACAGCAGGTATCATATCAATTGAAAATTCCAGCATTTCCATTGACCAATGAACAGTTGCACCTTCAAATTGGGGAATTTTTTTTGAAAAAAGGAGCAAATGAAAGCTATTCTGTTGGGGAAATTCTACTGCACTTCTTGGAGGCCAAAGAATTGATTTCCAAAAAAGATGCAACAACAGTAATCAATCTCATACTTGAGCTAAATGGTGATTCGGCTTTATCGGTAACTCCAGAAGCCAGTAAACAGCACTTTGAGTTGGCACTTTATTTGAGCAAAAAGTTCAAAATCAGAAAGCATCTATTTGATTGTTATTTAGGCCTTTCAGAAGCTTATTGCCTATTAAATGATTTAGAATCTGCAGAGGCCTATGCCGACAAGGCATATGATTCCACCGAAAACATATTGGAAAAAGTAAGATTGCTTCGCATGAAGATGCTTTTCTATGAAAGCTACGCCATGTTCGAGAAAAACATAGAAACCGGTCTTCAAGCACTCACCCTTTTTAAAATTGATGGGGAAGAACATTTTTTGGGAAACACTTTGGGCCCGCTTATAGAAAAGGAATATCAGCTTTTTAATTCGCTAACGGAAACAGGAGACTTGTTCAACGAATTTTCAAAAAGAAAAATGACATCTCCCGAAGAACTTGCCATTATGGATGTTCTGGTCAATATGAATGCGTCTGCCTACTTTGTCAACCTATACCTGTTTGCCTGGAGTACATTGAAAATGGCCAACCAAACCTTGCGTCATGGCCTGACCAATTCCACTCCCTTTGCCTTGGTTTTTGTGGGATCGCTCTTGGTAGCTCTTTATAGGGAGTTTGACCGTGGCTATAATTTTGGCAAACTGGGGGTTGACCTATTGAAAAAGGTGGAGAACGATCAATACAAAAGCAGAACACTTTCCGTGTTTCCGATTTTCATCCAACACTTTAAAGAACCAATTCTTGCAGGTACGGTAAATCTTGATGAATCTATTTACAGCGGTCTTGAAACCGGTGACCTTCCTTATGCGGGATATTCATTTTATGCCAAGGTCAGGGATGCTTTTTTAGCCGGGAACGACCTAAACGAAATCTTGAATCTTTGCGACGAAAGTATTGCATTTATGCAAAATGTCAACAATCAAGGCCTGTTGGCTCTAATGCGCTTGCTAAAGGGCAGTATCCTAAAACTTTTAAACAGGTATGATTCCAATTATGAAGTCATTGAGGAGGAAGCCTTGCGGTTTCTTCTCGATGTGAAATTTTTTACTGCCGTATCGCACCATTATATTTTTAGGAGTTGGACCCACTGTATTTTAAGGGAGTTCAAACTGGCGAGCGAGTTGTTAAAACGAAATGAGGAGATTGTTGTGTACGCCGCATCCCAACCACATGTGCCAAAACATTACTTTCTTCAATCCCTTTGCTTGCTATATCTAAATCAGAAGTTATCAATAGTACAAGAGAAAAGCATACAGGAAAATCAAAGCACTTTAAAGCTTTGGAGTGATAGCATGCCAGAAAATTTCAGTGCTGAATACTATCTGATCGAAACCCTTTTGAAAGGTAGAAAGGGAAACATAGAAGATGCACTGACCTCTTTTAACCTATCGCTAAAATGGGCAGAAAAAGGTAGACTTATAGGTGTTAAGGCCTTTGCTTATGAAGTGGCCTCCGACATGTTGAGATCGAGTGATTATTCGGTGCTTGCCGAAGGTTTTGAAGAAAATGCCAAAAATGTCTATACCCAATGGAGCGCTTTGGCGAAAATAGAAATACAAGAAAAAGATTGGTATAATAGCGGTGAGGGCACCGATCTAAATACTGCAAGTCTTATAAAATCAATGCAGGCCATTTCTTCTGAAGTGAATAAGGGAGATGTAATTGGAAAGCTTCTGGGCGTTATTATGGAAAATGCCGGTGCCGATAGAAGCATATTGATTTTAATTGAAAAGGGCATGCCCTATGTTGAGGCTGAGATAACTTCAGAAAAGGAAATGAAATACCTTGGAAAAAATCCCTTGCACAAGAGCAAAATACCCACCAATATTATTGAATATGTAATTGATTCAAAAAAAGAATTTGTGCTTGAAAACCAGAAAGCTATAGCCAATGTTGACAGTAAATACATTGACAATAACAACATTCTCTCTTTACTGGCCTTGCCTCTGTTAAGGCAAAAAGAACTCATTGGTGTCTTGTACTTGGAGAATCATCAGTTTTCTGGCCTATTTCAGGGCAGCGACCTTGAAATTCTCAGGGTTATTGCCTCGCAGGCCGCCATATCAATTTACAATACCTTACTGTTTGAAGAGACCTCAGGGCTCAATATGGAGCTTCAAAAATCAAAGGATGAGTTGAGCAAGATGAACTTATTGTTGGAGGAGAAAATAAAGGATAGGACCAAGGTGCTTCGCCAAGAAATCGAAATAAGAAAAAAAGTCGAGGTCGAATTGAAGAAAGCACAGAAAGAAGCAGAGAAGTTCCATCAGCAGCAAATAAAAGAGGAGCGTCAAGAGGCATTGCAATCGAAGATGATGATGTTATCTTCACAAATGAACCCACATTTTATCTTTAACTCACTTGGATCGGTACAGTCTTATATCTTGAGTAACGAAACGAATAGAGCAGTAGATTTTATTTCAGAGTTTGCTGGGTTAATGCGGAAGAATTTAATCAATTCGACCACAAAATATATCTCCATCTCAGAAGAACTTGAATTTTTGGATAAGTATCTGTTATTGGAAAAAATACGCTTCAACAATAGTTTTGATTATAGTATTACCGAAACCATTGATAATCCCCATGATACACTGATTCCGCCAATGCTATTGCAGCCCTTCATAGAAAACGCTGTAATTCACGGGCTTAGTAAACTCAAGGAAAGAAAGGGGAAATTAAAAGTCAATCTAGATGAAGTGGAGGACAGAATAGTGTGTACGATTGAAGACAATGGTATTGGGAGGGAAAATGCTTTGAAACATCGCAGTTCAGGCCATAAATCTGTAGCCATTAGCAATTTGGAAACCCGTTTGGAGTTGCTTAATAACTCTGAGGAAGCCAATGAATATACCTATGAAATTGTGGACTTGAAAGATGAAAAGGGTCCTACAGGGACAAAAGTCACAGTATGTTTCCCGAACGATTTACATTAG
- a CDS encoding LytR/AlgR family response regulator transcription factor gives MEDNTKISAILVDDEERHHETLSKMLDNFCPDIEILGDAYNVKEAVNLIREKNPQIIFLDIEMPGGNGFTLFDHFEEPPFEVIFTTAHDLYAINAIKYAALDYLMKPINIRELQDAIARAVKVIGKKENTTSTEKINVLKSNLKLEDQRFTKIALPSSDGIDFIEAEAIIRAEAERSYSNFYLQNGKKILVSKPLKEYEALLEQCNFFRVHKSHMVNLTHLEKYVKGKGGYVIMNDGSHVDVSVRKKDDLLNRLM, from the coding sequence ATGGAAGACAATACCAAAATAAGCGCCATTCTTGTCGATGATGAAGAAAGACATCATGAGACATTAAGCAAAATGCTCGACAATTTCTGTCCTGACATTGAAATATTGGGAGATGCCTACAATGTAAAAGAAGCCGTTAATCTCATCCGTGAAAAGAATCCCCAAATCATTTTTTTGGATATTGAGATGCCTGGCGGAAATGGCTTTACCCTTTTTGACCATTTTGAAGAGCCACCTTTTGAGGTAATTTTCACCACAGCCCATGACCTTTACGCCATCAACGCCATAAAATATGCGGCGCTTGATTACTTAATGAAGCCCATAAACATTAGGGAACTGCAAGATGCCATAGCTCGAGCGGTCAAGGTCATAGGCAAAAAGGAAAATACGACAAGTACTGAGAAAATCAATGTCTTGAAATCCAATTTGAAGCTGGAAGACCAACGTTTCACCAAGATAGCCCTTCCTTCCTCTGACGGTATTGACTTCATTGAGGCAGAGGCTATCATAAGAGCAGAGGCAGAACGTTCATATTCCAATTTTTACCTGCAGAACGGCAAAAAAATTTTGGTTTCAAAGCCATTGAAAGAGTATGAAGCATTATTGGAACAATGTAATTTCTTTAGGGTTCACAAGTCGCATATGGTCAATCTTACACATTTAGAAAAGTATGTGAAGGGCAAGGGGGGGTATGTAATCATGAACGATGGTTCACATGTTGATGTTTCAGTCAGAAAAAAGGATGATTTGTTGAATCGACTAATGTAA
- a CDS encoding peroxiredoxin, which produces MISLGSTAPDFYAKTTMGDLQFHKWLGSSWGLLFSHPEDYTPVCTTELGVVANLRDEFEKRGVKAIALSVDSLESHKGWIEDIEKSMNAEVNFPIIADEHAEVAQLYGMIHKDSSEKHTIRAVFVIGPEKDIKLMLTYPIAVGRNFDEILRVVDALQLSAKHPVVTPANWKQEERVIIDPSVSDEEAQQNFPKGHQKVISYLRYTEQP; this is translated from the coding sequence ATGATAAGCTTAGGTTCCACAGCGCCAGATTTTTATGCAAAAACCACTATGGGTGATTTGCAGTTCCATAAATGGCTTGGTTCAAGTTGGGGCCTGCTGTTTTCGCATCCTGAAGATTATACCCCGGTTTGCACAACCGAATTGGGCGTAGTGGCGAACCTACGTGATGAATTTGAAAAACGAGGGGTAAAAGCCATTGCCCTGAGCGTCGATAGCCTTGAATCCCATAAAGGTTGGATTGAGGATATCGAGAAATCCATGAACGCCGAAGTTAACTTTCCCATTATTGCAGATGAGCATGCTGAAGTGGCTCAACTTTATGGAATGATCCACAAAGACAGTTCTGAGAAACATACGATTAGAGCGGTATTCGTAATAGGTCCCGAAAAAGACATTAAACTAATGTTGACCTATCCAATAGCTGTTGGGAGGAACTTTGATGAGATTCTCAGGGTAGTGGATGCCCTTCAGCTAAGTGCTAAACACCCTGTGGTGACTCCTGCTAATTGGAAGCAGGAAGAGCGTGTGATCATCGACCCTTCCGTATCTGATGAAGAAGCTCAACAAAATTTTCCAAAAGGGCATCAGAAAGTCATCTCTTATTTGAGGTATACTGAGCAACCCTAA
- a CDS encoding helix-turn-helix domain-containing protein: protein MNIKTFPELLGVLTGFLSFFFAFFLLTLKTKKQTSNILIAMFLIVFAIDTGGNVLLNNYVYPEHPGLGLLLSCLIFLELPFFYLYIRSIVYSDFRLKPVHIVHVVPFLLAFVVLLPNFYLVSVEEKHIVLKGEDPVLLELKLVYVILHLQVLFYLVASFVLVLHYRKLYLENHSDTRWFNHRWLFQLVLFLSVDFLVSALKNTSLFLKRPILYENIAVATNLLALGLICWIVFKALRYPELFKGINSRLQLAKQIVKKNNANHRLTEKERNLLEGLEKYMVQNEPFMNPSLSISDLAEYLQVPSKELSILINHKIHKHFFDFVNEYRIEKAKSIFQSSTDKKLTVLEVLYEVGFNSKSSFNTAFKKYTGLTPTQFRHQL from the coding sequence ATGAACATAAAAACCTTCCCTGAACTTCTGGGCGTGTTGACAGGTTTTTTGAGCTTTTTCTTTGCTTTTTTTCTTCTGACTTTAAAAACAAAGAAACAAACCAGCAACATTTTGATTGCCATGTTTCTAATTGTTTTTGCCATTGATACTGGCGGAAATGTGCTGTTGAATAATTATGTATACCCCGAACATCCTGGACTGGGTCTGCTTTTAAGCTGCTTGATTTTTCTGGAGCTTCCATTCTTCTACCTCTATATACGTTCCATCGTGTATAGTGATTTCAGATTGAAGCCCGTTCATATAGTACATGTGGTACCATTTCTATTGGCTTTTGTGGTTTTGCTTCCAAATTTCTATTTGGTCAGTGTTGAAGAAAAGCATATTGTCCTAAAAGGAGAAGACCCAGTATTGCTAGAACTTAAATTGGTTTATGTCATTCTACATTTACAAGTTTTGTTCTACCTCGTGGCCAGTTTTGTTCTTGTGCTGCACTATCGAAAATTATATTTGGAAAACCACTCCGATACTAGATGGTTCAACCATAGATGGTTGTTTCAACTGGTGTTGTTTCTAAGTGTAGATTTTTTGGTTTCTGCTTTGAAGAACACCTCTTTGTTTCTTAAAAGACCTATACTTTATGAGAACATTGCAGTGGCCACCAATTTATTGGCATTGGGATTGATTTGTTGGATTGTCTTCAAAGCGCTGCGTTACCCCGAGCTTTTCAAAGGGATAAATTCTAGATTACAATTGGCTAAACAAATTGTCAAAAAGAATAATGCAAATCATCGGTTGACCGAGAAGGAACGGAACCTATTGGAAGGACTTGAAAAATATATGGTACAAAACGAACCATTTATGAATCCTTCGCTATCCATATCTGATTTGGCCGAGTATTTGCAAGTTCCTTCAAAAGAACTCTCTATACTTATCAATCACAAAATTCATAAACACTTTTTTGATTTTGTAAATGAATACCGTATTGAAAAGGCAAAATCGATTTTTCAAAGTAGTACCGATAAAAAACTGACGGTTTTGGAAGTACTCTATGAGGTTGGCTTCAACTCAAAATCTTCATTCAATACTGCCTTTAAGAAGTATACCGGGCTGACCCCGACCCAGTTTCGACACCAACTTTAG